From Daucus carota subsp. sativus chromosome 6, DH1 v3.0, whole genome shotgun sequence, the proteins below share one genomic window:
- the LOC108226600 gene encoding uncharacterized protein LOC108226600 yields MKISGLMKPSGFWVLLLMLGAAFIFISYSCKTCVLKSTDVASTEAEKDTIVSVTSRKLKYLDHSQVSGTSNAGSINPQDYGPVDPVPSSKASIQAGPIQHDTPLMPYIPPSPPAPSSP; encoded by the exons ATGAAGATCTCTGGCCTGATGAAGCCTTCTGGATTCTGGGTTTTGTTGCTGATGCTTGGGGCAGCTTTCATCTTCATTTCTTATTCTTGCAAAACATGTGTCCTCAAGTCTACTG ATGTGGCTTCTACGGAAGCTGAAAAAGACACGATTGTCTCTGTAACAAGCAGAAAACTGAAG TATCTTGACCACAGTCAAGTGAGTGGCACCAGTAATGCAGGTTCCATCAATCCGCAAGATTATGGTCCTGTAGATCCGGTTCCAAGTTCAAAGGCTTCCATACAAGCTGGACCAATTCAGCATGACACTCCACTTATGCCTTATATCCCTCCTTCTCCACCTGCCCCGTCCAGCCCATAG